One window of Cryptosporangium phraense genomic DNA carries:
- a CDS encoding DUF4267 domain-containing protein, with translation MTIAALVIGITACVAIVVIGLRFLLTPARAMTDFGVAADSLRAMSAAKGVRDITSGVVPLVVWAAAGRNALGWTLVAAALTPIGDAVIVVRNGGKLSTALTIHGLTAAVLVVVGLVLALA, from the coding sequence ATGACCATCGCTGCCTTAGTGATCGGCATCACCGCCTGCGTCGCCATCGTCGTCATCGGACTGCGGTTCCTGCTGACGCCCGCGCGGGCGATGACGGACTTCGGCGTCGCCGCGGACAGCCTTCGCGCGATGAGCGCGGCCAAGGGCGTCCGCGACATCACGTCGGGCGTGGTGCCGCTCGTGGTCTGGGCCGCCGCCGGGCGCAACGCGCTCGGCTGGACGCTGGTGGCCGCGGCTCTCACGCCGATCGGCGACGCCGTCATCGTGGTCCGGAACGGCGGGAAGCTCTCGACGGCGCTGACCATCCACGGCCTCACGGCCGCCGTGCTCGTCGTCGTCGGCCTGGTCCTGGCGCTGGCCTGA
- a CDS encoding TetR/AcrR family transcriptional regulator has product MSPRPAPDLNLRRDQVIRAAREVAESAGWAAVTMRRLAGDLGVTQPVLYSAFASRQALIDAVAQQGFGDLADALAAADASLRARMRAYLDFAAAHPRVYDAMFSMPTGLPFAVDDTPAPLRRAFAGMRAVLPDDTRAEVAWSLLHGLATLEAGGRLAPGQVQARFELALDMLTG; this is encoded by the coding sequence ATGTCTCCGCGACCAGCTCCAGACCTGAACCTGCGGCGCGATCAGGTCATCCGGGCCGCCCGCGAAGTCGCCGAGTCGGCCGGCTGGGCGGCCGTCACGATGCGTCGCCTCGCCGGCGACCTCGGCGTCACCCAGCCGGTGCTCTACTCGGCCTTCGCGAGCCGGCAGGCGCTCATCGACGCGGTGGCGCAGCAGGGTTTCGGTGATCTCGCGGACGCGCTGGCCGCGGCGGATGCGTCGCTCCGGGCGCGGATGCGCGCCTACCTCGACTTCGCGGCCGCGCACCCGCGCGTCTACGACGCGATGTTCTCGATGCCGACCGGGCTGCCGTTCGCGGTCGACGACACCCCCGCGCCGCTCCGGCGGGCGTTCGCCGGGATGCGCGCGGTGCTCCCGGACGACACCCGGGCCGAGGTCGCCTGGTCACTCCTGCACGGTCTGGCGACGCTCGAGGCCGGCGGTCGCCTGGCCCCCGGCCAGGTGCAGGCCCGTTTCGAACTGGCCTTGGACATGCTGACGGGGTGA